Proteins encoded by one window of Halosolutus amylolyticus:
- a CDS encoding nicotinate phosphoribosyltransferase gives MSNPFGTVTPDAILEGTATDAYFERTRSTLEHAGKNPHVVAEVTADQFPTGDFQVLTGIEDVATLFEGRAVDVDALPDGQLFDGGPVMRIEGPYLEFAELETSLLGLLSQPSGFATAALEARLAAPDSLVLSFGARHVHPSISSVVERAALLAGLDGFSHVAAGEILDRDPGGTMPHALMFCFGEGNQADAWRAFDEAVPEETPRIALVDTFWDEVSESLLAAETLGDDLDGVRIDTTSSRRGDFRHIIREVRWELDARGHEDVDIFCSGGLGPDQLRDLRDVADGFGVGGHITDRDPIDFSLDIVEISEGSEDPSSGRTQSDGPSEPISKRGKLSGVKEVYRTSDGGHHVALADRDGPEDGEALLEPLVRDGEIVREFDLDEASDRCLADAEAVGFSDRE, from the coding sequence ATGTCGAATCCGTTCGGAACCGTCACGCCAGACGCTATTCTCGAGGGGACTGCGACGGACGCCTACTTCGAGCGCACCCGATCGACGCTCGAGCACGCGGGGAAGAACCCCCACGTCGTCGCCGAGGTGACCGCCGACCAGTTCCCGACCGGTGACTTCCAGGTCCTTACCGGGATCGAGGACGTCGCCACGCTCTTCGAGGGCCGGGCCGTGGACGTCGACGCGCTCCCCGACGGGCAACTGTTCGACGGCGGCCCCGTGATGCGGATCGAGGGCCCCTACCTCGAGTTCGCCGAACTCGAGACGTCGTTGCTCGGACTGCTGTCCCAGCCCAGCGGCTTCGCGACCGCGGCGCTCGAGGCCCGCCTGGCCGCGCCCGACTCGCTCGTGCTCTCGTTCGGCGCCCGCCACGTCCACCCGTCGATCTCGTCGGTCGTCGAACGCGCCGCCCTGCTCGCCGGCCTCGACGGCTTCTCGCACGTCGCGGCGGGCGAGATCCTCGATCGCGATCCGGGCGGGACGATGCCTCACGCGCTCATGTTCTGCTTCGGCGAGGGGAACCAGGCCGACGCGTGGCGGGCCTTCGACGAGGCCGTCCCCGAGGAGACGCCCCGGATTGCGCTGGTCGACACCTTCTGGGACGAGGTCAGCGAGAGCCTGCTCGCCGCCGAGACGCTGGGCGACGACCTCGACGGCGTTCGCATCGACACCACGAGTTCGCGCCGCGGCGACTTCCGGCACATCATCCGCGAGGTGCGCTGGGAACTCGACGCGCGCGGCCACGAGGACGTCGACATCTTCTGTAGCGGCGGCCTCGGCCCCGACCAGCTCCGCGACTTGCGGGACGTCGCCGACGGCTTCGGCGTCGGCGGCCACATCACCGATCGCGACCCGATCGACTTCAGCCTCGACATCGTCGAGATCAGCGAGGGATCGGAAGATCCCTCGAGCGGCCGGACGCAGTCCGACGGCCCGAGCGAGCCGATCTCGAAGCGCGGCAAACTCTCCGGCGTGAAGGAGGTCTATCGTACCTCGGACGGCGGCCACCACGTCGCGCTGGCCGATCGGGACGGCCCCGAAGACGGCGAGGCGCTGCTCGAACCGCTCGTGCGCGACGGCGAAATCGTCCGCGAGTTCGACCTCGACGAAGCCAGCGATCGGTGTCTGGCCGACGCGGAGGCGGTCGGCTTCTCGGACCGCGAGTAG
- a CDS encoding ABC transporter permease subunit, translated as MSSTLIARKDFEDAVRSRMIWAVMGVFVFLMVVISAGAASNGLAEAEPTEIIPLVANIGGQLMIPVLALLVGYMAIVGERQSGSLRVLFGLSHSRWNVFLGKLASRLGVIVVATAVACLVALGMVVAMFDSFPARTLLAFSLLTVLLGMVFTAIAVAVSAMSASRMQAMAGAIGSYVLFTLGWHPLVAGVHYLVEGSLPGYEAAGWYFFLLRLNPLEAYTQVSSELADQFIWGIFGWQGVVEDIPAETLQEPNALMLSNRLGGDLPLYLQEWTAVPILLLWIAIPLAIGYWRFEGADLN; from the coding sequence ATGAGTTCCACGCTGATCGCGCGGAAGGACTTCGAGGACGCCGTCCGCTCCCGCATGATCTGGGCGGTGATGGGCGTCTTCGTCTTCCTGATGGTCGTCATCTCGGCCGGGGCCGCCTCCAACGGCCTCGCCGAGGCCGAACCGACGGAGATCATCCCCCTCGTCGCCAACATCGGCGGTCAGCTCATGATCCCGGTGCTCGCCTTGCTCGTCGGCTACATGGCGATCGTCGGCGAGCGCCAGTCCGGCAGCCTGCGCGTGCTCTTTGGGCTCTCGCACAGCCGCTGGAACGTCTTCCTCGGTAAACTGGCGAGCCGACTGGGGGTCATCGTCGTCGCGACCGCCGTCGCCTGCCTCGTCGCCCTCGGGATGGTCGTTGCGATGTTCGACAGCTTTCCGGCCCGAACCCTGCTCGCCTTCTCGCTCCTGACGGTCCTGCTCGGGATGGTCTTCACCGCGATCGCCGTCGCCGTCTCGGCGATGTCGGCCTCGCGGATGCAGGCGATGGCCGGCGCGATCGGGAGCTACGTCCTCTTCACGCTGGGCTGGCACCCGCTGGTCGCCGGCGTCCACTACCTCGTCGAGGGGAGCCTGCCCGGCTACGAGGCCGCCGGGTGGTACTTCTTCCTGCTCCGGCTGAACCCGCTGGAGGCGTACACGCAGGTCTCGAGCGAACTTGCCGACCAGTTCATCTGGGGCATCTTCGGCTGGCAGGGCGTCGTCGAAGATATCCCCGCCGAGACCCTCCAGGAGCCGAACGCCCTCATGCTCTCGAACCGGCTCGGCGGCGACCTGCCGCTCTACCTGCAGGAGTGGACCGCCGTCCCCATCCTGCTCCTGTGGATCGCGATCCCGCTGGCGATCGGCTACTGGCGGTTCGAGGGCGCGGACCTGAACTGA
- a CDS encoding ATP-binding cassette domain-containing protein produces MTAIETTGLTKTYGSETALANLDLAVESGEVFGFLGPNGAGKTTTIDLLLDFIRPTSGSATVLGHDAQDETDAVRDRVGILPDGFDLWERSSGYRHLEFALDSTGVDGDPDALLDRVHLDRSDAERAVGDYSKGMRQRLAMAMALAGEPDLLILDEPSSGLDPHGIRTMQEIIREEAAAGTTVFFSSHILGQVSAVCDRIGILDEGELVTVDTIAGLRETAGVGSSLVVDAADVTGTPTADLEAIDGVVDVRPEGDHLRVAYTDPGAKARTLHRLVESGATVHDFEVVEPTLDDLFAAFTGTDAETGADADPGGGRGRDSNRNAAARTEPPSAADGGRATGSTAADAGGEVDR; encoded by the coding sequence GTGACCGCGATCGAGACGACCGGCCTGACCAAGACGTACGGCTCCGAGACGGCCCTCGCGAACCTCGACCTGGCCGTCGAATCGGGCGAGGTCTTCGGCTTCCTCGGGCCGAACGGGGCCGGGAAGACGACGACGATCGACCTCCTGCTCGACTTCATCCGGCCGACGAGCGGTTCGGCGACGGTCCTGGGCCACGACGCCCAGGACGAGACAGATGCCGTCCGCGATCGGGTCGGGATCCTCCCCGACGGCTTCGACCTGTGGGAGCGCTCGTCGGGCTATCGGCACCTCGAGTTCGCGCTCGACTCGACGGGCGTCGACGGCGATCCCGACGCCCTGCTCGATCGGGTGCACCTCGATCGAAGCGACGCAGAGCGGGCGGTCGGCGACTACTCGAAGGGGATGCGCCAGCGCCTCGCGATGGCGATGGCGCTGGCCGGCGAGCCGGACCTGTTGATCCTCGACGAACCGTCGTCGGGACTCGATCCCCACGGGATCCGGACGATGCAGGAGATCATCCGCGAGGAGGCCGCCGCCGGAACCACGGTGTTCTTCTCGAGTCACATCCTCGGCCAGGTGTCGGCGGTCTGCGATCGGATCGGCATCTTAGACGAGGGCGAACTCGTCACGGTCGATACGATCGCCGGACTGCGCGAGACGGCCGGCGTCGGCTCGAGTCTCGTCGTGGACGCGGCGGACGTGACCGGGACCCCCACGGCCGACCTCGAAGCGATCGACGGCGTGGTCGACGTCCGTCCCGAGGGCGATCACCTCCGGGTCGCCTACACCGATCCGGGGGCCAAAGCGCGGACCCTGCACCGGCTCGTCGAGAGCGGAGCGACGGTCCACGACTTCGAGGTCGTCGAGCCGACGCTGGACGACCTGTTCGCCGCGTTCACCGGGACCGACGCCGAGACGGGCGCGGACGCGGACCCGGGCGGAGGCCGTGGCCGCGACTCGAACCGGAACGCGGCGGCGAGGACCGAACCGCCCTCCGCTGCCGACGGCGGCCGGGCTACCGGATCGACCGCCGCGGACGCCGGCGGGGAGGTGGACCGATGA
- a CDS encoding sensor domain-containing protein — MGIRVGVPGIDAVVRSIRTTVLSPFRPQTYLNLLYLALAFPLGVAYFVVLTVGFSFGLSLLILVIGAPILLVVLLATHALAAFERAMARYLLSVEIDSPGYPFLEREGVVDRLRSLLLGRETYASVCFLLSKFVVGIASFVLLTTLLTTAAAMVLTPLFYDSPNVSVGFITDGEPVFLTPSLQLPWDGLLVGVEVAVTLTEWEVTTLPEALATSIVGVLFLAVSLAICNVVARILGQFSRLMLGQSVPGPIADPTDRIGR; from the coding sequence GTGGGTATTCGAGTCGGAGTCCCCGGCATCGACGCCGTCGTGCGATCGATACGGACGACAGTGCTGAGTCCGTTCCGTCCGCAGACGTATCTGAATCTCCTGTACCTCGCGCTCGCGTTTCCGCTCGGGGTAGCGTACTTCGTCGTCCTGACCGTCGGGTTCTCGTTCGGCCTCTCGTTGCTTATCCTGGTGATCGGTGCGCCGATCCTCCTCGTCGTGTTGCTCGCCACACACGCCCTCGCGGCGTTCGAGCGGGCGATGGCGCGATACCTCCTGTCAGTCGAGATCGACTCGCCGGGCTATCCGTTTCTCGAACGGGAAGGAGTCGTTGACCGGCTCCGATCGCTCCTGCTCGGCCGCGAGACGTACGCGTCGGTGTGCTTTCTCTTGAGCAAGTTCGTCGTCGGGATCGCGTCGTTCGTGCTCCTGACGACGTTGCTCACGACGGCGGCCGCGATGGTCCTGACGCCGCTGTTCTACGACTCTCCGAACGTCTCCGTCGGCTTCATCACCGACGGCGAGCCGGTCTTTCTCACGCCGTCGCTCCAACTGCCGTGGGACGGCCTCCTCGTCGGTGTCGAGGTCGCCGTCACGCTCACGGAGTGGGAGGTGACGACCCTCCCCGAAGCGCTCGCGACGTCGATCGTCGGGGTCCTCTTCCTCGCGGTCTCGCTCGCGATCTGCAACGTCGTCGCCCGAATTCTCGGCCAGTTCAGCCGATTGATGCTGGGACAATCCGTTCCAGGGCCGATCGCGGACCCGACCGATCGGATCGGCCGGTAG
- a CDS encoding helix-turn-helix domain-containing protein: MTTVVDPDTEAVLALLDDEYARTIIIETYDEAKSVEALSAACDADPSTVYRRIDRLQEHDLLADRQRLDPGGHHYKVYVARLEGVAIDVTDDGFDVEIDYAEEEAADTFTRLYEELSG, translated from the coding sequence ATGACGACCGTCGTCGATCCCGACACCGAGGCGGTGCTCGCCCTGCTCGACGACGAGTACGCGCGGACGATTATCATCGAGACCTACGACGAGGCGAAATCCGTCGAGGCGCTGAGCGCGGCCTGCGACGCCGATCCCTCGACCGTCTACCGGCGCATCGATCGACTCCAGGAGCACGATCTGCTCGCCGACCGGCAACGACTCGACCCGGGCGGCCACCACTACAAGGTCTACGTCGCCCGTCTCGAGGGCGTCGCGATCGACGTGACCGACGACGGCTTCGACGTCGAGATCGACTACGCAGAAGAAGAGGCCGCGGACACCTTCACACGACTCTACGAGGAACTCTCCGGATGA
- a CDS encoding DUF7521 family protein — protein MPLEPITTVASALTAVLGLFVAYLAYRGYRRNDSPTMRALSIGIVCIAVLPYLILYLLTPAFGLADAESLFAITLSHTIGLAVIYRTFD, from the coding sequence ATGCCACTCGAACCCATCACCACGGTCGCGTCCGCGCTCACGGCAGTGCTGGGGCTGTTCGTCGCGTACCTCGCCTACCGGGGCTACCGCCGCAACGACAGTCCGACGATGCGCGCGCTCTCGATCGGGATCGTCTGTATCGCCGTCCTCCCGTACCTGATCCTCTACCTGCTCACGCCCGCGTTCGGGCTGGCAGACGCCGAAAGCCTCTTCGCGATCACCCTCTCGCACACGATCGGGCTGGCCGTCATCTACCGGACGTTCGATTGA
- a CDS encoding sensor domain-containing protein codes for MTTTSLATTTARDESDGPRDRPLRWFVGVPFRLQTYRNLLYLALAFPLGVTYFVAIVAGVSMGIGLVVTLIGVPLLLATIVAATILAGFEAQLATVLLGTDAPLPEALRSEHPASLSGGDGGLVDTVSALLTAPTTWTSLLLVLLKFGYGIAAFTALVTATTLVTALLLAPFVYADPAVHYTVGSVAIDTPPEAVAAAGAGLLVGLVSLHLLNGLAIVGGLLTARLLEVATEDESNGDDAVTANGGDAANADRDGDVDPNEDE; via the coding sequence ATGACCACGACGTCACTCGCGACGACGACTGCTCGCGACGAGTCCGACGGCCCGCGCGATCGACCGCTGCGCTGGTTCGTCGGCGTCCCGTTTCGACTCCAGACGTACCGGAACCTGCTGTACCTCGCCCTCGCGTTTCCGCTCGGAGTGACGTACTTCGTCGCGATCGTCGCCGGCGTTTCGATGGGGATCGGTCTGGTCGTGACGCTGATCGGCGTGCCGCTCCTCCTGGCGACGATCGTCGCGGCGACGATCCTCGCGGGGTTCGAGGCGCAACTGGCGACGGTACTCCTCGGAACTGACGCGCCGCTCCCCGAAGCGCTCCGTTCGGAGCATCCGGCCAGCCTGTCCGGCGGCGATGGCGGTCTCGTCGACACGGTGTCGGCACTGTTGACTGCCCCGACGACCTGGACCAGTCTCCTGCTGGTCCTCCTGAAGTTCGGCTACGGTATCGCCGCGTTCACCGCGCTCGTCACCGCCACCACGCTCGTCACGGCGTTGCTCCTCGCACCGTTCGTCTACGCCGATCCGGCGGTCCACTACACCGTCGGCTCGGTTGCGATCGACACGCCTCCCGAAGCCGTCGCCGCCGCCGGCGCCGGCCTCCTCGTCGGACTGGTGTCGCTCCACCTGCTGAACGGACTGGCGATCGTCGGCGGCCTGCTCACCGCGAGGCTACTCGAGGTCGCCACCGAGGACGAGTCGAACGGAGACGACGCGGTAACCGCGAACGGAGGCGACGCGGCGAATGCGGACCGGGACGGCGACGTGGACCCGAACGAGGACGAGTGA
- a CDS encoding TIGR00296 family protein — protein MSQRQGVDLSFEDGARAVELARESVESYVEHGQREQPGSMREAFYERTGAFVRLESTRGRGSLRGCAGGYRSGEQLGHVIVDAAIEAASEDSCGSEVSPSELPNLTVSVCAVRNVVLTDDPLADIDLGTHGVAIDGGGENGWLYPTVPVENGWSAREYLDRTCRKAGLPPTAWQDDDVVVTLFEGQVFRERDPDGSVEQV, from the coding sequence ATGTCCCAGCGACAGGGCGTCGACCTCTCCTTCGAGGACGGCGCGCGCGCAGTCGAACTCGCGCGCGAGTCCGTCGAATCCTACGTAGAACACGGGCAACGAGAACAACCGGGCAGCATGCGCGAAGCCTTCTACGAGCGCACCGGTGCGTTCGTGCGCCTCGAATCGACCCGCGGCCGCGGCAGCCTGCGCGGCTGTGCCGGCGGCTATCGATCGGGCGAACAGCTCGGTCACGTGATCGTCGACGCGGCGATCGAGGCCGCGAGCGAGGACTCGTGTGGATCGGAAGTCAGTCCGTCGGAGCTCCCGAACCTCACCGTCTCCGTCTGTGCGGTCAGGAACGTCGTCCTGACGGACGATCCGCTGGCGGATATCGACCTCGGCACTCACGGGGTCGCCATCGACGGCGGCGGCGAGAACGGCTGGCTCTACCCGACCGTCCCGGTCGAGAACGGCTGGAGCGCCCGCGAGTACCTCGATCGGACCTGCCGGAAGGCGGGCCTCCCGCCGACGGCCTGGCAGGACGACGACGTGGTCGTCACGCTGTTCGAAGGGCAGGTGTTCCGCGAGCGCGACCCCGACGGGAGCGTCGAACAGGTGTAG
- a CDS encoding single-stranded DNA binding protein, with translation MSDIEGVYEDLEADVSLEEFREAVEAKVEQMGGLADEETAAMLVAHELGESEVGGVADVEPGMEEAKFVAKVTSIGDVRTFERDGEDEDGRVVNVEVADETGSVRAAFWDEHAEAATEELEEGDVLRIKGRPKDGYSGVEVSVDDVEPDPDTEIDVAVADTHTVEDLSLGLSNVNLVGLVLDTDAVRTFDRDDGSEGKVSNLTLGDSTGRVRVTLWDEQADTAEDIEAGTTVEVVDGYVRERDGSLELHVGNRGAIEEVDEDVEYVPESTPIESLEIGQTVDIAGVVRSADPKRTFDRDDGSEGQVRNVRVQDATGDIRVALWGEKADVDVGPGDEVALADVEIQDGWQDDLEASAGWQSTVTVLDTDSGGDESAAESGGDGANSGLSAFADDGTGSESPTADDADESDPAAGSTTDDGASDADDPADGEEIEFTGVVVQAGDPVVLDDGETTMSVVTDADVGLGEEITARGIVREGRLEASDVF, from the coding sequence ATGAGCGACATCGAGGGTGTCTACGAGGATCTCGAGGCCGACGTCTCTCTCGAGGAGTTTCGCGAGGCGGTCGAGGCCAAAGTCGAGCAGATGGGGGGACTGGCGGACGAGGAGACGGCGGCGATGCTCGTCGCTCACGAACTCGGCGAGAGCGAGGTCGGCGGCGTCGCCGACGTCGAACCCGGCATGGAGGAAGCCAAGTTCGTCGCCAAGGTGACGAGCATCGGTGATGTCCGGACGTTCGAACGCGACGGCGAGGACGAGGACGGGCGCGTCGTCAACGTCGAGGTCGCCGACGAAACCGGATCGGTTCGTGCGGCCTTCTGGGACGAGCACGCCGAGGCCGCCACGGAGGAACTCGAGGAGGGCGACGTCCTGCGGATCAAGGGCCGCCCCAAGGACGGCTACAGCGGCGTCGAGGTCAGCGTCGACGACGTCGAACCGGACCCGGACACCGAGATCGACGTCGCGGTCGCGGACACCCACACCGTCGAGGACCTCTCGCTGGGCCTCTCGAACGTCAACCTCGTCGGACTCGTCCTGGATACCGACGCCGTGCGCACGTTCGATCGGGACGACGGCTCCGAGGGAAAGGTCTCGAATCTCACGCTCGGCGACTCGACCGGTCGCGTGCGCGTCACGCTCTGGGACGAGCAGGCCGACACGGCCGAGGATATCGAGGCCGGCACCACCGTCGAGGTCGTCGACGGCTACGTCCGCGAGCGCGACGGCTCGCTCGAACTCCACGTCGGGAACCGCGGGGCGATCGAGGAAGTCGACGAGGACGTCGAGTACGTTCCCGAAAGCACGCCGATCGAGAGCCTCGAGATCGGCCAGACGGTCGACATCGCAGGCGTCGTCCGGTCCGCCGATCCCAAGCGCACGTTCGATCGGGACGACGGCTCGGAGGGGCAGGTCCGCAACGTTCGCGTCCAGGACGCGACGGGCGACATTCGCGTCGCACTCTGGGGCGAGAAAGCCGACGTCGACGTCGGGCCGGGCGACGAGGTCGCGCTGGCCGACGTCGAGATCCAGGACGGCTGGCAGGACGATCTCGAAGCCTCCGCCGGCTGGCAGTCGACGGTTACCGTCCTGGATACCGACTCGGGCGGCGACGAGTCGGCAGCCGAGAGCGGCGGGGACGGCGCGAACAGCGGTCTCTCGGCGTTCGCGGACGACGGAACTGGCTCGGAGTCGCCGACCGCCGACGACGCGGACGAGTCCGATCCCGCGGCCGGATCGACGACCGACGACGGCGCGAGCGACGCCGACGACCCCGCGGACGGCGAGGAGATCGAGTTCACCGGGGTCGTCGTCCAGGCCGGCGACCCGGTCGTGCTCGACGACGGCGAAACGACGATGAGCGTCGTGACGGACGCTGACGTCGGTCTCGGCGAGGAGATAACCGCCCGAGGGATCGTCCGCGAGGGTCGTCTCGAGGCGAGCGACGTGTTCTGA
- a CDS encoding histone yields MNVELPFAPVDTIIRRNAGDLRVSADASKELATRIQEHGSELAIEAAERATADGRKTLMAEDFEVEQVVDKDDLELPVAPVDRIARLEIDDRYRVSMDARVALADILEDYADNVARAAATLAHHADRRTITEADIETYFSLFE; encoded by the coding sequence ATGAACGTCGAACTCCCGTTCGCCCCGGTGGATACGATCATCCGGCGGAACGCGGGCGATCTTCGGGTGAGTGCCGACGCGTCGAAGGAACTCGCAACGCGGATCCAGGAACACGGGAGCGAGCTCGCCATCGAGGCCGCCGAGCGAGCGACCGCAGACGGGCGCAAAACGTTGATGGCGGAGGACTTCGAGGTCGAACAGGTCGTCGACAAGGACGACCTCGAACTCCCGGTCGCCCCGGTCGACCGGATCGCACGGCTCGAGATCGACGATCGGTACCGCGTCTCGATGGACGCCCGCGTCGCGCTCGCGGACATCCTCGAGGACTACGCGGACAACGTCGCCCGCGCGGCGGCGACTCTCGCCCACCACGCCGATCGGCGGACGATCACCGAGGCCGATATCGAGACGTACTTCTCGCTGTTCGAGTGA
- a CDS encoding histone deacetylase family protein — MRFGYSELCLAHDPGSRHPESPDRLRAIRERLKRKHGVEYVDSDPCEIDRLATIHDRDYLESVEEFCAEGGGSWDPDTSAVEETWDAARKSAGLACWAVDEALDGATGRETPFSIGRPPGHHAIEDDAMGFCFVNNVAVAAQYALDHDDHDVERVAIVDWDVHHGNGTQDIFYDRDDVFFVSLHEQGLYPGTGAVDETGEGDGAGTTMNLPMPAGTDDVEYLAAFEGPIHDALTAYDPDLLLVSAGFDAHRHDPISRIRLTTEAYALMTDRLRTLADETDAAFAFVLEGGYGLDVLADSVAIVHETFDGREPIEPGADVSEKAEEAIEAVVEEHDLDVDLE; from the coding sequence ATGCGCTTTGGCTACAGCGAGCTCTGTCTCGCACACGATCCCGGTTCGCGCCACCCCGAGTCGCCGGACCGGCTTCGCGCGATCCGCGAACGGCTGAAGCGGAAACACGGCGTCGAGTACGTCGACAGCGACCCCTGCGAGATCGATCGGCTGGCGACCATCCACGACCGCGACTACCTCGAATCCGTCGAGGAGTTCTGCGCCGAGGGCGGCGGGAGCTGGGATCCCGACACGAGCGCCGTCGAGGAGACCTGGGACGCGGCCCGCAAGAGCGCCGGGCTGGCCTGCTGGGCCGTCGACGAGGCGCTCGACGGGGCGACCGGCCGGGAGACGCCGTTCTCGATCGGCCGACCGCCGGGCCATCACGCGATCGAGGACGACGCGATGGGCTTTTGCTTCGTCAACAACGTCGCGGTCGCGGCCCAGTACGCGCTCGACCACGACGACCACGACGTCGAGCGGGTCGCGATCGTCGACTGGGACGTCCACCACGGCAACGGGACCCAGGACATCTTCTACGACCGGGACGACGTCTTCTTCGTCTCGCTCCACGAACAGGGGCTGTATCCCGGCACCGGTGCCGTCGACGAGACGGGCGAGGGCGACGGTGCGGGGACGACGATGAACCTCCCGATGCCGGCCGGAACCGACGACGTCGAGTACCTCGCCGCGTTCGAGGGGCCGATCCACGATGCGCTCACGGCGTACGATCCCGACCTCCTGCTCGTCAGCGCGGGGTTCGACGCTCACCGCCACGATCCGATCTCGCGGATCCGCCTCACGACCGAGGCCTACGCCCTCATGACCGATCGGCTGCGCACGCTCGCCGACGAGACCGACGCCGCGTTCGCGTTCGTCCTCGAGGGCGGCTACGGACTGGACGTGCTCGCGGACAGCGTGGCTATCGTCCACGAGACGTTCGACGGCCGAGAGCCGATCGAACCCGGGGCCGACGTGAGCGAGAAGGCCGAGGAGGCGATCGAAGCGGTCGTCGAGGAACACGATCTCGACGTCGACCTCGAGTGA
- the cca gene encoding CCA tRNA nucleotidyltransferase — translation MSDESDGDADRDDAESAPADVESVVATVRNRIDPDPDERSRLRSVADRLLERAESAATERCPDADVVQVGSTARNTWISGDRDIDIFVRFPPDLDRETLERYGLAVGHETLPEGHEEYAEHPYVKGTVEGFDVDVVPCFRLGSATEIRSAVDRTPFHTQYLQERLDDALADDVRLAKQFLKGIGAYGSDLRTRGFSGYLTELLVLEYGGFRSLLEAAADWQPPVELDPENHGRASGDADRPFDDPLVVIDPTDPERNVAAVCAAENVARLQHYARAFLADPSVDHFEPTTPDPIDAADLRAHVDRRGTTPIAIRFEAPDLVEDQLYPQLRKSLAGVTDGLDARGFDVFRAATFADETAVLLVELAVAGRPAVERHSGPPVHVRSHAEGFYESYADDPEAYGPFIAEDRYVTERPREFTTARAFVASDRLFDVGLGAHVETTLEDEYDVLVDEEVTALLPEFESELAAYFQPEP, via the coding sequence ATGAGTGACGAGAGCGACGGAGACGCCGATCGCGACGACGCCGAGTCGGCCCCGGCCGACGTCGAGTCGGTCGTCGCCACGGTGCGCAATCGCATCGACCCCGACCCGGACGAGCGGAGCCGGCTACGATCGGTCGCCGATCGACTGCTCGAGCGCGCCGAATCCGCCGCGACCGAGCGCTGTCCGGACGCCGACGTCGTCCAGGTCGGCTCGACCGCCCGGAACACGTGGATCAGCGGCGATCGCGACATCGACATCTTCGTGCGGTTCCCGCCGGACCTCGATCGGGAAACTCTCGAACGGTACGGCCTCGCGGTCGGCCACGAGACCCTCCCGGAGGGCCACGAGGAGTACGCCGAACACCCGTACGTGAAAGGGACCGTCGAGGGGTTCGACGTCGACGTCGTCCCCTGCTTCCGGCTCGGGTCGGCGACCGAGATCCGATCGGCCGTCGATCGCACCCCGTTTCACACACAGTACCTCCAGGAGCGCCTCGACGACGCTCTCGCGGACGACGTGCGACTCGCGAAGCAGTTCCTGAAGGGGATCGGCGCGTACGGCAGCGACCTCCGGACCCGGGGATTCAGCGGTTACCTGACCGAACTGCTCGTTCTCGAGTACGGCGGCTTCCGATCGCTGCTGGAGGCCGCGGCCGACTGGCAACCGCCGGTCGAACTCGACCCGGAGAACCACGGGCGGGCGAGCGGCGACGCCGACCGCCCGTTCGACGATCCGCTCGTCGTCATCGACCCGACCGATCCCGAGCGCAACGTCGCGGCGGTCTGCGCGGCCGAGAACGTCGCCCGACTCCAGCACTACGCCCGCGCGTTCCTCGCCGACCCGTCCGTCGATCACTTCGAACCCACGACGCCGGACCCGATCGACGCCGCCGACCTCCGGGCACACGTCGACCGTCGGGGAACGACGCCGATCGCGATCCGGTTCGAGGCCCCCGATCTCGTTGAAGATCAACTCTATCCGCAACTGCGCAAGTCCCTCGCCGGCGTCACCGACGGCCTCGACGCCCGCGGCTTCGACGTCTTCCGGGCCGCGACATTCGCCGACGAGACGGCCGTCCTTCTCGTCGAACTCGCCGTCGCCGGGCGGCCAGCCGTCGAGCGCCACAGCGGGCCACCGGTCCACGTTCGCAGCCACGCGGAGGGATTCTACGAATCCTACGCCGACGATCCGGAGGCCTACGGACCGTTCATCGCCGAGGATCGGTACGTCACCGAACGGCCTCGCGAGTTCACCACCGCCCGCGCGTTCGTCGCGAGCGATCGGCTCTTCGACGTCGGCCTCGGAGCCCACGTCGAGACGACGCTCGAGGACGAGTACGACGTGCTGGTCGACGAGGAGGTGACGGCACTGCTGCCGGAGTTCGAGTCGGAACTCGCGGCCTACTTCCAACCGGAGCCCTGA